One window of the Amycolatopsis mediterranei genome contains the following:
- a CDS encoding alpha/beta hydrolase, whose translation MAEPGTPVVFIHGLWLHATSWTPWIDHFRAAGYAPVAPGWPHEPETVELARENPDAVADTSIDDATDHYASIIAGLERPPVIIGHSFGGLITEKLLGQGIGLAGVAIDPAQIKGVLPLPLAQLRAGLPALGDPANLHRSVSLTEKEFRFGFGNALTDEESGELFRRWTIPSPARPLFQAAAANFVLHSQAQVDTHRADRGPLLLISGTADHTVPDVVTRSTFKQYRDSTAVTELKQFEGRGHSLTIDSGWREVADAVLGWLREQGV comes from the coding sequence ATGGCCGAACCGGGCACCCCCGTCGTGTTCATCCACGGGCTGTGGCTGCACGCCACCTCGTGGACCCCCTGGATCGACCACTTCCGGGCGGCCGGGTACGCGCCCGTCGCGCCCGGCTGGCCGCACGAGCCCGAAACCGTCGAGCTGGCCAGGGAGAACCCCGACGCCGTCGCGGACACCAGTATCGACGACGCCACCGACCACTACGCGTCGATCATCGCCGGCCTCGAGCGGCCGCCGGTGATCATCGGGCACTCCTTCGGCGGCCTGATCACCGAAAAGCTGCTGGGGCAGGGGATCGGCCTCGCCGGCGTCGCCATCGACCCGGCCCAGATCAAGGGCGTCCTGCCGCTGCCGTTGGCCCAGCTGCGCGCGGGCCTGCCGGCCCTGGGCGACCCCGCGAACCTCCACCGGTCCGTGTCGCTGACCGAGAAGGAGTTCCGGTTCGGCTTCGGCAACGCGCTGACCGACGAGGAATCGGGGGAACTGTTCCGGCGCTGGACGATCCCGTCCCCGGCCCGGCCGCTGTTCCAGGCCGCGGCGGCGAACTTCGTGCTGCACTCCCAGGCCCAGGTCGACACCCACCGCGCGGACCGCGGCCCGCTGCTGCTGATCTCCGGGACCGCGGACCACACCGTCCCGGACGTCGTCACCCGCTCGACCTTCAAGCAGTACCGGGATTCCACCGCGGTCACCGAGCTGAAGCAGTTCGAGGGCCGCGGGCACTCGCTCACCATCGACAGCGGCTGGCGCGAGGTCGCCGACGCCGTGCTCGGCTGGCTGCGCGAGCAGGGGGTCTAG
- a CDS encoding SDR family NAD(P)-dependent oxidoreductase — translation MDLGLTGAVAVVTGASRGIGLAVTEALVAEGAHVVAGAREPGPDLDALVQAGKAHALAVDLGTADGPGRLAELALAEFGRIDVLVNNVGAVTPRPNGFLLVTDDEWTRSVTLNLLSAVRATRAVLPTMVTAGRGSIVTVASVNAILPDPGVIDYSAAKAALVNFTKSVSKEFGPRGIRANAINPGPVATDLWLGAGGVAETLAATTGANPDSVAEEAAGHAVTGRFTRPAEVANLVAFLASDRVAGNITGATLAIDGGYATETH, via the coding sequence GTGGACCTCGGATTGACCGGCGCGGTCGCCGTCGTCACCGGAGCCAGCCGGGGCATCGGCCTGGCCGTCACCGAAGCCCTCGTCGCGGAAGGCGCCCACGTCGTGGCCGGCGCGCGCGAGCCGGGACCGGACCTGGATGCCCTCGTCCAGGCGGGGAAAGCGCACGCACTCGCCGTCGACCTCGGCACCGCCGACGGCCCGGGCCGGCTCGCCGAGCTGGCCCTGGCCGAGTTCGGGCGCATCGACGTCCTGGTCAACAACGTCGGCGCCGTCACCCCGCGGCCGAACGGCTTCCTGCTGGTCACCGACGACGAGTGGACGCGGTCGGTGACGCTGAACCTGCTGAGCGCGGTCCGGGCGACGCGGGCGGTGCTGCCGACGATGGTGACCGCGGGCCGGGGCAGCATCGTCACGGTCGCCTCGGTCAACGCGATCCTGCCCGACCCCGGCGTCATCGACTACAGCGCGGCGAAAGCGGCACTGGTCAACTTCACGAAGTCGGTGTCGAAGGAGTTCGGGCCCCGCGGCATCCGCGCCAACGCGATCAACCCGGGCCCGGTCGCGACGGACCTGTGGCTCGGCGCCGGCGGGGTGGCCGAAACCCTCGCCGCGACCACGGGCGCGAACCCGGACTCGGTCGCCGAGGAAGCGGCCGGGCACGCCGTCACCGGCCGGTTCACCCGGCCCGCCGAAGTGGCGAACCTGGTGGCGTTCCTGGCCAGCGACCGGGTGGCGGGCAACATCACCGGCGCCACCCTCGCCATCGACGGCGGCTACGCGACGGAAACCCACTGA
- a CDS encoding SDR family NAD(P)-dependent oxidoreductase, which produces MNEIPIALVTGASRPEGLGFAVARELAIRGHHVVLAGRHLDRTRTLAGQLAGEGHSADAVRLDVTAPDDVSACAEFLRGLAGRLDVLVNNAATMPDFATTSLLDADLTAARTAYDVDVLGSWALVQACLPLLRAAPAARIVNVSSGAAAQIAAGTALREGVRSPGYSLAKYALNAFTATLAAELRETGILVNAVDPGSVATHPERGDDADDRSPAEAALDVVRAATLPAGGPTGALLSAGDPALRA; this is translated from the coding sequence ATGAACGAAATTCCGATCGCGCTGGTCACCGGCGCGAGCCGGCCGGAGGGTCTCGGCTTCGCCGTCGCCCGCGAGCTGGCCATCCGCGGCCACCACGTCGTCCTCGCCGGCCGGCACCTCGACCGGACCCGCACGCTGGCCGGGCAGCTCGCCGGCGAAGGGCACTCCGCCGACGCGGTGCGCCTCGACGTCACCGCCCCGGACGACGTCTCGGCCTGCGCGGAATTCCTCCGCGGCCTCGCCGGCCGGCTCGACGTGCTGGTCAACAACGCCGCCACCATGCCCGACTTCGCCACGACGTCCCTGCTCGACGCCGACCTCACCGCGGCCCGCACCGCCTACGACGTCGACGTCCTCGGCAGCTGGGCGCTGGTGCAGGCCTGCCTGCCGCTGCTGCGGGCCGCCCCCGCCGCCCGGATCGTCAACGTCTCCAGCGGCGCCGCCGCGCAGATCGCCGCCGGAACCGCCCTCCGCGAAGGCGTCCGCTCCCCCGGCTACTCCCTGGCCAAGTACGCCCTCAACGCCTTCACCGCGACCCTCGCCGCCGAACTGCGCGAAACCGGCATCCTGGTCAACGCCGTCGACCCCGGCTCGGTCGCCACCCACCCCGAACGCGGCGACGACGCCGACGACCGCTCCCCGGCGGAAGCGGCCCTCGACGTCGTCCGCGCGGCGACCCTGCCGGCCGGCGGGCCCACCGGCGCCCTGCTCAGTGCCGGCGACCCAGCGCTTCGCGCTTGA
- a CDS encoding MarR family winged helix-turn-helix transcriptional regulator, which produces MSASSPERPRALLRWPTYVMGQLHRSGVGRIDTALAGHGVALRDYYVLVCIGESGPLSQQRVADRLGLDRSDLVKVLDRLEAAGWVSRERDTEDRRRHVLTLTERGRATVGTVEEVSSAVTGELLARLSPGERETLHRLLLKAFGEPPA; this is translated from the coding sequence ATGTCCGCTTCCTCGCCCGAACGGCCCCGCGCGCTGCTGCGCTGGCCCACCTACGTGATGGGCCAGTTGCACCGCAGCGGCGTAGGCCGGATCGACACGGCGCTGGCCGGCCACGGGGTCGCCCTGCGCGACTACTACGTCCTGGTCTGCATCGGCGAGTCCGGTCCGCTGTCGCAGCAGCGCGTCGCGGACCGGCTCGGCCTGGACCGCAGTGACCTGGTGAAGGTGCTCGACCGGCTGGAGGCCGCGGGCTGGGTGTCGCGGGAGCGCGACACCGAGGACCGCCGCCGGCACGTCCTCACCCTCACCGAGCGCGGCCGCGCCACGGTGGGCACGGTCGAGGAGGTGTCGAGCGCGGTGACCGGCGAGCTGCTCGCCCGGCTGAGCCCGGGCGAGCGGGAGACGTTGCACCGGTTGCTGCTGAAGGCCTTCGGGGAGCCGCCGGCCTGA